One region of Pseudomonas alvandae genomic DNA includes:
- a CDS encoding cytochrome c oxidase subunit 3, which produces MATHEHYYVPAQSKWPIIATVGMFVTVYGLATWFNDLKAARPESHGPLIFFVGGLLVAYMLFGWFGAVIKESRAGLYSAQLDRSFRWGMSWFIFSEVMFFIAFFGALFYVRTISAPGLAGEGSKGLSEMLWPNFEYVWPLLNNPDPKLFPPPKDVISPWGLPLLNTILLVSSSVTVTIAHHALKKGHRGALKIWLAITVLLGCAFLGFQAEEYIHAYKELGLTLGSGIYGATFFMLTGFHGAHVTIGTIILFVMLMRIMRGHFDNEHQFGFEAASWYWHFVDVVWIGLFFFVYIL; this is translated from the coding sequence ATGGCAACTCATGAGCACTATTACGTCCCGGCCCAGAGCAAATGGCCGATCATCGCCACGGTCGGGATGTTCGTCACGGTGTACGGCCTGGCGACCTGGTTCAACGACCTGAAGGCGGCGCGCCCGGAATCCCACGGCCCGCTGATCTTCTTCGTCGGCGGCCTGCTGGTGGCCTACATGCTGTTCGGCTGGTTCGGCGCGGTCATCAAGGAAAGCCGCGCGGGGCTGTACAGCGCCCAGCTCGACCGCTCGTTCCGCTGGGGCATGAGCTGGTTCATCTTTTCCGAAGTGATGTTCTTCATTGCCTTCTTCGGCGCGCTGTTCTACGTGCGCACGATCTCCGCGCCGGGGTTGGCCGGCGAAGGCAGCAAGGGTTTATCGGAAATGCTCTGGCCGAACTTCGAATACGTCTGGCCGTTGTTGAACAACCCCGATCCCAAGCTATTCCCACCGCCCAAGGATGTGATCAGCCCTTGGGGCTTGCCGCTGCTCAACACCATCCTGCTGGTCAGTTCCAGCGTCACCGTGACCATCGCCCACCATGCCCTGAAAAAAGGCCATCGTGGGGCGTTGAAAATCTGGCTGGCGATCACCGTGTTGCTGGGTTGCGCCTTCCTGGGTTTCCAGGCCGAGGAATACATCCACGCCTATAAAGAGCTGGGCCTGACGTTGGGCTCGGGCATCTACGGCGCGACGTTCTTCATGCTCACCGGTTTCCACGGCGCCCACGTCACCATCGGCACGATCATCTTGTTCGTGATGCTGATGCGCATCATGCGCGGGCACTTCGACAACGAGCATCAGTTCGGCTTCGAGGCCGCGAGCTGGTATTGGCACTTCGTCGATGTGGTGTGGATCGGCTTGTTCTTCTTCGTCTACATACTCTGA
- a CDS encoding cytochrome c oxidase assembly protein — translation MADSISMKKLVTRLLLVVVAMFIFGFALVPIYDVMCKAFGINGKTGGQYEGEQTVDESRQVRVQFLSTNSVDMVWDFYPKGDQLVVKPGAVNEMVFVAHNPTDRPMSAQAVPSISPSTAAAYFHKTECFCFTQQVLQPGERIEMPMRFIVDRDMPKEVKHLTLSYTLFDITARHPPVAVNTDR, via the coding sequence ATGGCTGATTCGATTTCGATGAAGAAGCTGGTCACCCGCCTGTTGCTGGTGGTGGTGGCCATGTTCATCTTCGGGTTTGCCCTGGTGCCGATCTATGACGTGATGTGCAAGGCGTTCGGCATCAACGGCAAGACCGGCGGGCAGTACGAAGGCGAGCAGACCGTGGATGAATCGCGGCAAGTCCGCGTGCAGTTCCTGTCGACCAATTCGGTGGACATGGTCTGGGACTTCTACCCCAAGGGCGACCAATTGGTGGTCAAGCCAGGGGCGGTCAACGAGATGGTGTTCGTCGCTCACAACCCCACCGACCGGCCAATGAGCGCCCAGGCGGTGCCGAGCATCTCGCCGAGCACCGCGGCGGCATATTTCCACAAGACCGAATGTTTTTGTTTTACCCAGCAAGTGCTGCAACCCGGCGAACGCATCGAAATGCCCATGCGCTTCATCGTCGACCGGGACATGCCCAAGGAAGTGAAGCACCTGACGCTGTCCTACACGCTGTTCGATATCACTGCTCGTCATCCTCCGGTGGCTGTAAACACTGACCGATAG
- a CDS encoding twin transmembrane helix small protein produces the protein MLKAAIALMLIATVASLFSGLFFLVKDESDSNRLVIALAIRVALAAVTVGLIAWGFFSGQLVSHAPW, from the coding sequence ATGCTCAAAGCAGCCATCGCCCTGATGCTGATCGCCACGGTTGCCAGCCTGTTCAGCGGCTTGTTTTTTCTGGTCAAGGACGAAAGCGATTCCAATCGCCTGGTCATCGCCCTGGCGATTCGTGTCGCCTTGGCCGCTGTCACCGTCGGCTTGATCGCCTGGGGCTTTTTCAGCGGCCAGTTGGTGTCGCATGCTCCTTGGTAA